In Candidatus Desulfofervidus auxilii, one genomic interval encodes:
- a CDS encoding HAD family hydrolase, translating to MKKGLNISIPGWGQLDIRYLILDLNGTLALDGKLLPGVKKRLKHLSTIFERIFILTADTYGTVAQVFQNLPVQIHRIASLNGAVEKQTFIKNLNNKYCVTIGNGVNDSLMFKEAALSICILGEEGTAVEALLNAHIIVNNINDALDLFLFPKRLVATLRR from the coding sequence ATGAAAAAAGGATTAAATATCTCCATTCCCGGATGGGGTCAATTAGATATTAGATATTTGATTTTGGACCTAAATGGCACTCTTGCCCTTGATGGAAAATTATTACCTGGTGTAAAAAAACGTTTAAAGCACTTAAGCACCATTTTTGAGAGAATTTTTATTCTTACCGCAGACACTTATGGCACAGTAGCACAAGTTTTTCAAAATTTGCCTGTGCAAATTCATAGAATTGCTTCTTTAAATGGTGCAGTAGAAAAACAAACATTTATTAAAAACTTGAACAATAAATATTGCGTAACTATTGGCAATGGGGTAAATGATAGCCTTATGTTTAAGGAAGCCGCACTCAGTATTTGCATTTTAGGAGAAGAGGGGACAGCAGTAGAGGCCTTACTCAATGCCCATATAATAGTCAATAATATTAATGATGCCTTGGATTTATTTTTATTTCCTAAACGGTTAGTAGCCACATTGAGAAGATAA
- a CDS encoding selenium metabolism-associated LysR family transcriptional regulator: MDFKKLSLFCKVFELRSFSKAAQQAYLTQPSVSGYIASLENLLGTRLFDRQGREVTPTQAGEIFYKYAKRLLALKEEAENEVNLFLGYKKGNLKLGGSTIPGQYILPKLLGKFKSIYPDVKIFLKISDTKQIVDFVLNGEIEIGTVGAKVSEPKLAFVPFAKDELVLAMPSDYALSPKEFSLTSLQNLPFILREQGSGTRMVMEHFLNQRGINIDKLNIVAELGSTEAVRQAIINGIGISILSKRAIEIELKAGLIKIVYFDKKPLKRDFYLVYLEHKTLSPFAQAFLEFALEKTESE; this comes from the coding sequence ATGGATTTTAAAAAACTCTCATTATTCTGTAAGGTATTTGAACTTCGCAGTTTCTCTAAGGCAGCTCAACAGGCATATCTCACTCAGCCTTCAGTGAGTGGTTATATTGCTTCCTTGGAAAATTTATTGGGCACTCGCCTTTTTGACCGGCAGGGAAGGGAGGTAACTCCTACTCAGGCAGGAGAAATATTTTATAAATATGCCAAACGTCTTTTAGCCCTTAAAGAAGAAGCAGAGAATGAGGTAAATTTATTTTTAGGATATAAAAAGGGGAATTTAAAATTAGGGGGAAGCACTATTCCTGGTCAATATATTTTACCAAAGTTATTAGGAAAATTTAAATCTATTTATCCTGATGTAAAAATTTTTCTTAAAATTAGTGATACTAAGCAAATTGTAGATTTTGTGCTTAATGGAGAGATAGAAATAGGAACAGTTGGGGCAAAGGTGTCTGAACCAAAATTGGCTTTTGTGCCCTTTGCCAAGGATGAATTGGTTCTAGCTATGCCTAGTGATTATGCTCTATCTCCAAAAGAATTTAGTCTTACTTCTCTTCAAAATCTACCATTTATCCTTCGGGAACAGGGCTCTGGTACTCGGATGGTTATGGAACATTTTTTAAACCAAAGAGGAATTAATATAGATAAATTGAACATAGTAGCTGAGCTAGGTAGTACCGAAGCAGTTCGTCAGGCTATTATAAATGGCATAGGAATTTCTATTCTTTCTAAACGGGCAATAGAAATAGAACTAAAGGCAGGTCTCATAAAAATTGTTTATTTTGACAAAAAGCCCTTAAAGAGAGATTTCTACCTTGTATATCTGGAACATAAAACACTTTCTCCTTTTGCTCAGGCATTTTTAGAGTTTGCTTTAGAAAAAACTGAGAGTGAGTAA
- a CDS encoding creatininase family protein, with translation MGIKEMRLEILTMSEFEKTKGRLIIIPFGSIEEHGPHLPLGTDAIIAYELVLAAAQKTDILAAPPIYYGVCRSTKEHPGTITISGRVLRNLTRDIIKGFVRQGCTRFILFSGHAGSIHMASLKEVGEELLEENVVEKIVILSILDLIDEKLGLETKNDSHAGELETSLMQYLHLNWVKGEAIEDYPHFPSFLLVKNKRKYWPSGIWGNPKVANPTKGKKFFAQLVQKLMVIIEKLKE, from the coding sequence ATGGGAATAAAGGAAATGCGTTTAGAAATACTCACCATGTCTGAATTTGAAAAAACAAAAGGAAGACTTATTATCATTCCCTTTGGCTCTATTGAAGAACATGGACCACATTTGCCCCTTGGAACAGATGCTATTATTGCTTATGAGCTAGTTTTAGCTGCAGCCCAAAAAACTGATATTTTAGCTGCTCCACCCATTTATTACGGTGTGTGTCGGAGTACAAAAGAGCATCCTGGCACAATCACTATCTCTGGCAGAGTTTTGAGGAATTTGACCAGGGATATTATAAAAGGATTTGTACGTCAGGGGTGCACACGGTTTATCCTTTTTTCTGGTCATGCTGGTAGCATTCACATGGCTTCTTTAAAAGAAGTAGGAGAAGAATTATTGGAAGAGAATGTAGTAGAAAAAATAGTGATTTTAAGCATTCTGGATTTAATTGATGAGAAACTTGGTTTGGAAACAAAAAATGATAGTCATGCTGGAGAGTTAGAAACATCTCTTATGCAATATCTTCACCTTAATTGGGTAAAAGGAGAAGCTATTGAGGATTACCCGCATTTTCCTTCTTTTCTTCTTGTTAAGAATAAAAGAAAATATTGGCCAAGCGGAATCTGGGGTAATCCCAAGGTAGCCAATCCTACTAAAGGAAAGAAGTTCTTTGCCCAATTAGTACAAAAGTTGATGGTCATTATAGAAAAGTTAAAAGAATAA
- a CDS encoding peptidase U32 family protein: MEILAPAGNFEAFFAAIEKGADAVYVGIKGFSARAYARNFSLKELNFLVAFAHQKGRKVFVALNSLIKENEWPEIIKIALALNQIKPDALIIQDLGIFWLFKNKFPHLPLHASTLMNCHNLTGVKKLAEMGFRRVVLARELTLDEITTIKKNTSVELEIFVHGALCFSYSGLCLASSYIGGQSGLRGRCRQPCRFLYQWGKEKGYFLSCGDLSALELIPQLQKLDITSVKIEGRMKSAEYVASVVEAYRLVRDASGDEKKSALEYAKSLILQAGGRKLTKGFFLGINPKDVINPKQPGAFGLYVGRVIRKEKGEIFLLPETEIQIGDRLRAQNESVGKGVSWKVKKLEKAGNLLKINAPEEIELGYLLFKTITPEIKIAKSDKKLKSKLKQLVAPIKFKPSSSKEKHLSQWIYTQGLKKSQKVSKKIIWWIRHEEIDYFLQHPLPSNSIPILSLNFQIYPKLVSNFRKLLNKFPNIVLSLPPIILPQQLNFFKRAIVHLSNLGFQHWHLANIGHFLLLDGIKDLILSSDYTLNIANHLALRSLKSLGIRNLTLSLELDRETIRKIINYWSPQNLIIMVYTRPPLWTSRFSLKPFWQNAPLVSPLGESFYPIIRDEITYILPETPISLGPYLKELQSLGISQFGIDLRYILRNKINKIVTKKGIFLPREYSFNYKRKWA; this comes from the coding sequence ATGGAAATCTTAGCCCCAGCAGGTAATTTTGAGGCTTTTTTTGCTGCCATAGAAAAAGGGGCCGACGCAGTTTATGTAGGCATTAAAGGATTTAGTGCCCGAGCTTATGCCCGTAATTTTTCTTTGAAAGAATTAAACTTTTTGGTGGCCTTTGCCCACCAAAAAGGGAGGAAAGTGTTTGTAGCTCTAAATAGTTTAATAAAGGAAAATGAATGGCCTGAAATAATTAAAATTGCTTTGGCCCTAAACCAAATTAAACCTGATGCCCTTATTATTCAAGATTTGGGTATTTTTTGGCTATTTAAAAATAAATTTCCTCACCTTCCTTTACATGCGAGTACTTTAATGAACTGTCATAATTTAACGGGAGTAAAAAAACTAGCAGAAATGGGTTTTAGGCGAGTTGTTTTGGCCCGAGAGCTTACCTTGGATGAAATTACTACTATTAAAAAAAACACTTCTGTGGAATTAGAGATATTTGTCCATGGTGCTCTTTGTTTTAGCTACTCAGGTCTTTGTTTAGCCAGTAGTTATATTGGAGGCCAGAGTGGCCTTAGAGGCAGGTGTAGACAGCCCTGTCGCTTTTTGTATCAATGGGGAAAAGAAAAGGGATATTTTTTATCCTGTGGAGATTTATCTGCCCTGGAATTAATTCCTCAATTGCAGAAATTGGACATTACTTCTGTAAAAATAGAAGGACGTATGAAAAGCGCTGAGTATGTAGCTAGTGTAGTGGAGGCCTATCGTCTAGTCCGGGATGCCTCAGGAGATGAAAAGAAATCCGCCCTTGAATATGCTAAGTCTTTAATCCTTCAAGCAGGTGGTAGAAAACTTACTAAAGGTTTTTTTCTGGGAATTAATCCCAAGGATGTAATCAATCCTAAACAGCCAGGGGCATTTGGGCTCTATGTAGGTAGGGTGATACGCAAAGAAAAAGGAGAAATTTTCTTGCTCCCAGAGACAGAAATCCAAATAGGAGACAGGTTAAGGGCACAAAACGAAAGTGTGGGCAAGGGAGTGTCTTGGAAAGTAAAGAAGTTAGAAAAGGCAGGTAATTTATTAAAAATTAATGCTCCAGAAGAAATAGAGCTTGGATACTTGCTTTTTAAAACCATCACTCCAGAAATAAAGATAGCTAAATCAGATAAAAAATTAAAGTCAAAACTAAAACAATTGGTTGCTCCCATAAAGTTTAAACCTTCTTCTTCAAAAGAAAAACATCTTTCTCAATGGATTTACACTCAAGGATTAAAAAAATCCCAAAAAGTATCAAAGAAAATTATATGGTGGATTCGCCATGAGGAAATAGATTATTTCCTTCAACACCCTTTACCTTCTAATAGTATACCCATTCTGTCCCTGAATTTTCAGATTTACCCCAAGTTAGTGTCCAACTTTAGAAAGTTATTGAATAAATTTCCCAATATTGTTTTAAGTCTTCCACCAATAATTTTACCTCAACAACTTAATTTTTTTAAGAGGGCTATTGTCCATCTTTCTAATCTAGGATTTCAGCACTGGCACTTAGCTAATATTGGTCATTTCCTGCTGCTTGATGGAATAAAAGATTTAATTTTAAGTAGTGACTATACCTTGAATATAGCCAATCATTTGGCATTGCGTAGTTTAAAGTCTTTGGGGATAAGAAATTTAACCCTTTCTTTAGAACTGGATAGAGAAACTATCAGGAAAATTATCAACTACTGGTCACCTCAGAACTTAATTATAATGGTTTATACCCGTCCCCCTCTTTGGACCTCTCGTTTTAGTTTAAAACCATTTTGGCAAAACGCCCCGCTTGTTTCTCCTTTAGGAGAGTCATTTTATCCTATTATTCGGGATGAAATAACCTATATTTTGCCTGAAACTCCTATATCTCTGGGGCCATATCTAAAAGAATTGCAATCTCTGGGAATTAGCCAATTTGGCATAGATTTGAGGTATATTTTGCGGAATAAAATAAATAAAATTGTAACTAAAAAAGGAATTTTTTTACCACGGGAGTATTCTTTCAATTATAAAAGAAAATGGGCATGA